A window of the Fusarium fujikuroi IMI 58289 draft genome, chromosome FFUJ_chr09 genome harbors these coding sequences:
- a CDS encoding probable amino acid permease NAAP1 encodes MTSKEEKIDVGSATPPSPDHGHAQVHTKDTFTGDVEGVRDDFREDDFMTRNGLNLKSFQRRDYGTGVVELDRSMKKRHLHMIAIGGSIGAGFFVGSGGALTKGGPGAVFLCFSIAGVMIFNVVHALGELAVMYPVSGGFYTYSTRFIDPSWGFAMGWNYVFQWVIVLPLELTVVSFTVQYWNKDINEAVWITVFWIFIIVINIFGTLGYAEEEFWSSIFKLAAIVIFMIVAVILICGGGPSSGNFDTYQGAKLWYDPGAFQNGSRGFCGVFVTAAFSFAGTELVGLAAAESRNPAKALPGAIKQVFWRITLFYIIGLTLVGMLVSSTDERLLNSANPYKDGTSPFVLAAKDAGLNGYDDFMNLVICISVVSIGVSAVYGGSRTLTALAEQDYAPKIFTYIDRSGRPLVSVGFNLIWGALAYIVLASSGGLVFDWLLAVSALAALFTWGSICYAHIRFRSAWKRQGRSLDLIPFKAAGGVYGSWLGLALCFAILGMQLFVAICPPNKPGYGNAEDFFMACLAIPVVLLFWVIGYFWKKPQWLTVDKIDLDTGLREHDWDEINAYRAKVASWPAWRRFFHKFM; translated from the exons ATGACCTCtaaggaggagaagatcgaCGTCGGCAGCGCGACTCCGCCGTCGCCTGATCATGGCCATGCGCAGGTGCACACAAAGGATACCTTcactggtgatgttgagggcGTTCGCGATGATTTCCGCGAGGACGATTTCATGACCCGCAATGGTCTGAACCTCAAGTCTTTCCAGCGCC GTGACTACGGCACTGGTGTCGTCGAACTCGATCGCTCCATGAAGAAGCGCCATCTCCACATGATCGCCATTGGAGGTTCAATTGGTGCTGGTTTCTTCGTCGGCTCCGGTGGTGCCCTCACCAAGGGCGGCCCCGGCGCCGTCTTCCTCTGCTTCTCTATTGCTGGTGTCATGATCTTCAACGTTGTCCACGCTCTCGGTGAGCTCGCTGTCATGTATCCCGTCTCTGGTGGTTTCTATACCTACTCTACTCGCTTCATCGATCCGTCCTGGGGTTTCGCCATGGGCTGGAACTAC GTCTTTCAATGGGTCATCGTCTTGCCGCTCGAATTAACAGTCGTCTCTTTCACGGTGCAATACTGGAATAAAGACATCAACGAAGCTGTCTGGATCACCGTCTTCTGGATATTTATCattgtcatcaacatctttggTACCCTAGGCTACGCTGAAGAAGAGTTCTGGAGttccatcttcaagctcgctGCCATTGTCATCTTCATGATTGTCGCCGTCATTCTCATCTGTGGTGGTGGCCCCTCCTCGGGCAACTTCGACACATACCAGGGTGCCAAGCTCTGGTATGACCCCGGCGCGTTCCAGAATGGCTCCCGAGGTTTCTGTGGTGTCTTCGTCACAGCTGCCTTTTCTTTCGCCGGTACCGAGTTGGTCGGTCTCGCCGCTGCCGAGTCTCGCAACCCCGCCAAGGCCCTTCCCGGTGCTATCAAGCAGGTCTTCTGGCGTATCACCCT CTTCTATATCATCGGTCTCACCCTCGTTGGCATGCTCGTCAGCTCCACAGATGAGCGTCTCCTCAACAGCGCCAACCCTTACAAGGATGGTACCTCTCCTTTCGTGCTTGCAGCCAAGGATGCCGGCCTTAACGGCTACGATGATTTCATGAACTTGGTCATCTGCATTTCAGTCGTCTCCATCGGTGTCTCTGCCGTTTATGGTGGCTCCCGTACTCTGACTGCCCTCGCTGAGCAAGATTATGCGCCCAAGATCTTCACATACATCGATCGTTCCGGACGACCTCTCGTCTCTGTAGGCTTTAACCTCATCTGGGGTGCTCTCGCCTACATTGTCCTCGCCTCATCTGGTGGTCTTGTTTTTGATTGGCTTCTTGCTGTCTCTGCACTCGCTGCCCTCTTCACTTGGGGTTCTATCTGCTAC GCTCACATCCGCTTCCGCTCCGCCTGGAAGCGACAAGGCCGAAGCCTCGACCTCATTCCCTTCAAGGCTGCTGGTGGCGTTTATGGCTCGTGGTTGGGTCTCGCCCTTTGCTTCGCTATTCTGGGAATGCAGCTCTTCGTCGCCATCTGCCCTCCCAACAAGCCAGGCTATGGTAACGCCGAAGACTTCTTTATGGCCTGTCTTGCCATCCCTgtcgtcctcctcttctgggTCATCGGCTACTTCTGGAAGAAGCCTCAGTGGCTCACCGTTGATAAGATCGACCTTGACACCGGTCTCCGTGAGCACGACTGGGACGAGATCAACGCTTACCGTGCTAAGGTCGCTTCGTGGCCCGCTTGGCGCCGATTCTTCCACAAGTTCATGTAA